The Sporosarcina sp. Te-1 DNA window TGATATCGAGGATCTGAAATCCAAGGTGGGCGATGATACAGCCGCCCTCATGTTAACAAATCCGAATACGCTCGGACTCTTTGAAGAGGATATTTTAAAAATGGCCGAAATCGTTCATGGAGTCGGCGGTAAATTGTATTACGACGGCGCCAACTTGAACGCGGTCATGGCCAAAGCGCGACCGGGAGATATGGGCTTTGACGCGGTACACTTGAATTTGCATAAGACATTCACTGGCCCCCATGGCGGCGGTGGACCAGGTTCAGGTCCGGTCGGCGTAAAAGCGGATTTGGCTCCATTTTTGCCAAAGCCGGTTCTTGTCAAAGAAGGGGAGCGCTATACATTTGAGTATGACTGCCCGCAATCAATCGGCCGTGTGAAGCCTTTCTATGGCAACTTCGGCATCTACCTGCGAGCCTACACATACATCCGTTCCATGGGGCCGGATGGATTGAAGGCTGTTACGGAGTATGCAGTACTGAACGCTAACTACATGATGCGTCGATTGGAGCCTTACTTTGATCTGCCTTATCCGCAACATTGTAAGCACGAGTTTGTCCTTTCGGGCCGTCGCCAAAAGAAACTCGGTGTCCGTACACTCGATATGGCGAAGCGCCTGCTTGACTTCGGCTTCCATCCGCCAACCATCTACTTCCCGCTCAACGTGGAGGAAGGTATGATGATTGAACCGACTGAAACCGAATCGAAGGAGACTCTCGATTCCTTCATCGATGCAATGATCCAAATTGCCAAGGAAGTTGAAGAAACGCCGGAAATCGTTCAAGAGGCACCGCATACGACAGTCGTCAATCGTCTGGATGAAACAAAAGCGGCGCGGCAGCCGGTACTCCGCTATAAGAAAAAAGAAGAGGAACTGGTTAACGCATAATTAATTATAAGAGTTATCTACTGCACATCGGTTGTTTGGAAACAAACAACCAGATGTGCAGTATTTTTGTTATCAACTTTTCCCGGAAAAAGTGCACGGATGGACCTTTCTGAATTCGAAAACCTTTCTCGGGCACCGGATAAATGAAGCAGAGGGCGGGGGGGATGTATTCTGAAGAGGCCAGGGAGCTTCTATCGCCTCGATATGCTCCGAGGGTTCCTGTCTCCTTCAGACGCTTTTTTAGAACAGAATAGTATATAAGATGAAGGACAACTCGCCGGCAATAGAAAAAGTTCCTCCCGAAGGAAGAACTTTGCTCATTTGCTTCTGATTTTGCCTGTCCATGTACGGAAACCGCCTTGCAGGTGGAACAGTTGGGTATACTCTTTCTTCTTCAAGAATAGAGCGGCCCGCGCACTTTTGCCGCCGTTTTGATCGTAAAGATAAACCGGTTTATCAGGTCGGATTTCTTTATAACGCTGACGGAATTGGGAGTAAGGGATGTTTCTGGCACCGAGAATGTGACCTGCTTCATACTCCTTTTGTTCCCGCACATCAATAAGCTGCGCTTTTCGATAGCCGTTGATAAAATCCTCTTGTGTCAAGTTCGTGACTGCTTTCCGCAGGCGCAACATTGTAACAACCATATAGAGGATGAGGAGAAGGACGACCGCCCCTAAGATATATAAATCCACTTCAATTTTCCCCTTTCTTTCTATAAGTCCATTATAAAGATTAAGTAGCACATGTTCAATGAGAATGATAAAATGAAATTCGTTGTATTGAATCGGCAAGCATCTTTTTAATTTCCGCCGATCGATGGATGGCAATGGCGAGAACGCATAAGCAATGGACATTTCCAGCTATTTGATCGGCGACATTGTGGATTGGAAGGGGAATCG harbors:
- a CDS encoding rhodanese-like domain-containing protein, whose amino-acid sequence is MVVTMLRLRKAVTNLTQEDFINGYRKAQLIDVREQKEYEAGHILGARNIPYSQFRQRYKEIRPDKPVYLYDQNGGKSARAALFLKKKEYTQLFHLQGGFRTWTGKIRSK
- the gcvPB gene encoding aminomethyl-transferring glycine dehydrogenase subunit GcvPB, with the protein product MRNENQPLIFEISKEGRIGYSLPELDVPEVDLTNLLPKTYIRSEEAALPEVSELDIMRHYTALSNRNHGVDTGFYPLGSCTMKYNPKINEAVARLSGFANIHPLQEESTVQGAMEIMYDLQEHLSEITGMDEVTLQPAAGAHGEWTALMMIRAYHEANGDFNRTKVLVPDSAHGTNPASATVAGFDTITVKSNDNGLVDIEDLKSKVGDDTAALMLTNPNTLGLFEEDILKMAEIVHGVGGKLYYDGANLNAVMAKARPGDMGFDAVHLNLHKTFTGPHGGGGPGSGPVGVKADLAPFLPKPVLVKEGERYTFEYDCPQSIGRVKPFYGNFGIYLRAYTYIRSMGPDGLKAVTEYAVLNANYMMRRLEPYFDLPYPQHCKHEFVLSGRRQKKLGVRTLDMAKRLLDFGFHPPTIYFPLNVEEGMMIEPTETESKETLDSFIDAMIQIAKEVEETPEIVQEAPHTTVVNRLDETKAARQPVLRYKKKEEELVNA